A genome region from Paludibacterium sp. B53371 includes the following:
- the tpx gene encoding thiol peroxidase — MSTVTLKGNPVEVAGSLPAKGQAAPDFSLTAADLSDVSLAAFAGKKKILNIFPSVDTPTCATSVRKFNQQASDRADTVVLCISADLPFAQQRFCGAEGLENVKNLSTFRHPEFLQNYGVKLAQGPLAGLCARAVVVLDADNRVLHAELVSEIANEPDYAAALAVL, encoded by the coding sequence ATGTCTACTGTTACGTTGAAGGGAAACCCGGTTGAAGTGGCGGGCTCCTTGCCGGCCAAGGGCCAGGCGGCGCCGGATTTCTCGCTGACGGCGGCTGATCTGTCCGATGTGTCGCTGGCGGCCTTTGCCGGCAAGAAGAAAATCCTCAATATCTTCCCCAGTGTCGATACCCCGACCTGCGCCACCTCGGTGCGCAAGTTCAATCAGCAAGCCTCGGATCGTGCCGATACCGTGGTGCTGTGCATTTCGGCCGACCTGCCGTTCGCCCAGCAACGTTTCTGCGGTGCCGAGGGACTGGAAAACGTCAAGAATCTGTCGACCTTCCGTCACCCTGAATTCCTGCAGAACTACGGTGTCAAGCTGGCCCAGGGGCCGCTGGCCGGGCTGTGTGCCCGTGCCGTGGTGGTGCTGGATGCCGATAACCGCGTGCTGCATGCCGAGCTGGTGAGCGAAATCGCCAATGAGCCGGACTATGCCGCTGCGCTGGCCGTGCTGTAA
- the crcB gene encoding fluoride efflux transporter CrcB produces MGYSMLAIALGGSFGCLLRWGLGLQLNHLFPTLPLGTLAANLLGGYLIGVAVAFFAGHPELPPQWRLMVITGFLGGLTTFSTFSAETTTLLQQGRLWWAFGAIALHVSGSLLMTLLGMATVQSLK; encoded by the coding sequence ATGGGGTATTCGATGCTGGCCATCGCGCTGGGTGGTTCGTTCGGGTGTCTGCTGCGCTGGGGGCTGGGGCTGCAGCTCAATCACCTGTTTCCGACTTTGCCGCTGGGGACGCTGGCGGCGAATTTGCTCGGCGGCTATCTGATCGGGGTGGCGGTCGCTTTCTTTGCCGGCCATCCCGAGTTGCCGCCGCAGTGGCGGCTGATGGTGATCACCGGCTTTCTCGGTGGCCTGACGACGTTTTCCACCTTTTCAGCCGAAACCACGACGCTGTTGCAACAGGGGCGACTCTGGTGGGCTTTCGGCGCCATCGCCTTGCATGTCAGCGGTTCGCTGCTCATGACGCTGCTGGGCATGGCCACGGTTCAGTCGCTGAAATAG
- a CDS encoding DMT family transporter: MLSLAVPAPSSRALFQLVVGIFCLAFSPILVRLTDVGPVAAAFFRLLLAQPVLLLLLIPRITSGESLDCPWCARWWAWLSGVFLALNLVLWNQSLTMISIANASLVDSLAPLFITLFAWWGMGERPSRQLGVGMLLAVIGTVLLILGEGGGLSGLQDRHLLAGHLVALLGALLYAAYFLALKQALRRGAFPRVMLASCMAATATLIPLMLWRGGSWWPHGWVAWSVLGAMALLVHCAGQGLVGKGFDRLPAATASLMLLTQPVVSAILAWGLFSEALGVLQIAGAGTVLAGVWWGGKKSG; encoded by the coding sequence ATGCTTTCCCTTGCGGTCCCTGCGCCATCGTCCCGTGCCCTGTTCCAGCTGGTCGTGGGTATCTTCTGCCTCGCCTTTTCGCCCATCCTGGTGCGCCTGACCGACGTTGGGCCGGTCGCGGCCGCCTTTTTCCGCTTGTTGCTGGCGCAGCCAGTGTTGCTGCTGTTGCTGATTCCGCGCATCACCAGCGGCGAATCGCTGGATTGCCCCTGGTGTGCGCGTTGGTGGGCATGGCTGTCCGGGGTGTTTCTGGCGCTGAATCTGGTGCTGTGGAACCAGTCGCTGACCATGATCAGCATCGCCAATGCCTCGCTGGTCGATAGTCTGGCGCCGCTGTTTATCACCTTGTTTGCGTGGTGGGGCATGGGAGAGCGCCCTTCGCGCCAGCTCGGCGTGGGCATGCTGCTGGCGGTGATCGGTACGGTGCTGCTGATTCTCGGCGAGGGCGGCGGCCTGTCGGGTCTGCAGGATCGTCATCTGCTGGCCGGCCATTTGGTCGCCTTGCTCGGCGCGCTGCTGTATGCCGCCTATTTCCTGGCGCTCAAGCAGGCCTTGCGCCGTGGGGCTTTTCCGCGAGTCATGCTGGCCAGCTGCATGGCGGCCACAGCCACACTGATTCCGCTGATGCTGTGGCGCGGCGGCAGTTGGTGGCCGCATGGCTGGGTGGCCTGGAGTGTGCTAGGGGCGATGGCCCTGCTCGTGCACTGTGCCGGCCAGGGACTGGTAGGCAAGGGGTTTGACCGCTTGCCGGCGGCAACAGCCTCGCTGATGTTGCTCACGCAACCGGTGGTCTCTGCCATCCTGGCCTGGGGCCTGTTCAGCGAGGCGCTGGGTGTGCTGCAGATTGCCGGTGCCGGTACGGTACTGGCCGGTGTCTGGTGGGGGGGCAAGAAGTCGGGCTGA
- a CDS encoding gamma carbonic anhydrase family protein, with amino-acid sequence MNHNIRSYDGIRPQIDPSSHIDPAAVVIGDVSLAAGSSVWPCAVLRGDVNHIRIGTGSNIQDFAMLHVTHKRSDDPEGAPLIIGEHVTIGHHVTLHGCTIGDEVLIGIGSIVLDRAVIEKHVLIGAGSLVPPGKHLKSGYLYLGNPVKAVRPLSAEEIAYFRYSAEHYQRLAAKHQASLAADRTE; translated from the coding sequence ATGAATCACAATATCCGATCTTACGACGGCATCCGGCCGCAGATTGATCCCAGCAGTCACATTGATCCGGCCGCCGTGGTCATCGGCGATGTCAGCCTCGCGGCGGGCAGCTCGGTCTGGCCCTGCGCGGTGCTGCGCGGTGACGTCAATCACATCCGCATCGGTACCGGCAGCAATATCCAGGATTTCGCCATGCTGCACGTCACCCACAAACGCAGCGATGATCCCGAGGGTGCCCCGCTGATCATTGGCGAGCACGTCACCATCGGCCATCACGTCACGCTGCATGGCTGCACCATCGGTGACGAGGTGCTGATCGGCATCGGCAGCATCGTCCTCGACCGGGCTGTGATTGAAAAACATGTGCTGATCGGCGCCGGCTCACTGGTTCCGCCCGGCAAGCATCTCAAGTCCGGCTATCTCTACCTGGGCAACCCGGTCAAGGCCGTACGCCCGCTCAGCGCCGAAGAGATCGCCTATTTCCGCTACTCGGCGGAGCACTATCAGCGCCTGGCCGCCAAGCATCAGGCCAGCCTGGCTGCCGACCGGACTGAATAA
- a CDS encoding ATP-binding protein has product MFQMKSVEMVHWDFWQRLSVPLDAQIVTIIGPNGSGKTTLLDAMRTLLAIKCSGKRDYKRYVRNNREAFAFLRGVVDNPRRLSGGLYPTPFFPIVSETVTLLCRIRKQGGDWVRHYAILEGDVSLEEAEGRAQWLGVQEYRRQLEVAGLTSAVAEVLALEQGDTDKLTEYSPRQLLDLVFQVFGDKDVLDNYQRARDEQKATELELEALTRQEEALEARAETMRARANRYVEWRQLAERIELIRDQALPVLSHLDARAGFASLWQGYRSQLRALRVAEKEHGDSLDLVQKLLQAEQSAAEAREAAETQRQHLQDQFVALKAEVAAVQGQLKERDRLQALAGKQYGEDAGALAQKLAALRADSEAVRDALRAMKQQRSEMSQHVEALEIGRGRAPDEVRQFRAALDEANIRHCMLSEIVEVLDAGWQGAVEALLRPYRHVVLLERAEDRRAAWQLAERLRYRHFLVHEREQAPKARPGSVLEVLRFSAAAPDWLYRQLGQVTRVENVAAAEQVDGDWITREGYFRERRGARHIGVAPHEYAFGEGARQSRLLALRESLRQLNQQVLAHEERLVALSAEAAALAEYLGGMDAIAALDARSEEFAALAQQLLGLQEAVARLGGQLAEAQQEKSAADQRYSDARLAHDRVCQREQDGLAQLAALRGQVDGSRRQVRRLLLELREGAARLPDGALAPARVEALLDEYDSAADARHQLNYLQERLQSGDWETDETVLSLKDKLLDDLAQLAREHQRRQQEVDRASALTGDARAAYINKLRATVRAYGQNVRRLGELAGIGVEVELPQLENDDAVLAQAGLALRFNFDQKGMMGMNDGEASGGQQVMKSLILLIALMMDEANPSGFVFIDEPFAHLDIFNIDRVAGFLKATEAQYLITTPNTHNINIFAPSELTLATRKKRPGEVWAPPILQTRRRVDGRSEHAEGER; this is encoded by the coding sequence ATGTTCCAGATGAAATCGGTAGAAATGGTGCACTGGGACTTCTGGCAGCGGCTGTCTGTGCCGCTCGATGCCCAGATTGTCACCATCATCGGGCCCAACGGCTCGGGCAAGACCACCCTGCTGGATGCCATGCGTACCCTGCTGGCGATCAAGTGTTCCGGCAAGCGCGACTACAAACGCTATGTGCGCAACAACCGCGAAGCCTTCGCCTTTCTGCGCGGGGTGGTGGATAACCCGCGCCGGTTGTCCGGCGGCCTTTATCCGACGCCCTTCTTTCCGATCGTCAGCGAGACCGTCACGCTGTTGTGCCGCATCCGCAAGCAGGGTGGCGACTGGGTGCGCCATTACGCCATCCTCGAGGGCGATGTGTCACTGGAGGAGGCCGAAGGGCGTGCGCAATGGCTGGGGGTGCAGGAATACCGACGCCAGCTGGAAGTCGCCGGTCTGACCTCGGCGGTGGCCGAGGTGCTGGCGCTGGAGCAGGGCGATACCGACAAGCTGACCGAGTACTCGCCGCGGCAACTGCTGGACCTGGTGTTTCAGGTGTTCGGCGACAAGGACGTGCTGGACAACTATCAGCGTGCCCGCGACGAGCAAAAAGCCACCGAGCTGGAACTGGAGGCCCTGACCCGTCAGGAGGAGGCGCTGGAGGCCCGGGCGGAAACCATGCGTGCCCGCGCCAACCGCTATGTCGAGTGGCGGCAGCTGGCCGAACGCATCGAGCTGATCCGCGATCAGGCGCTGCCGGTGCTGAGCCATCTGGACGCCCGGGCTGGCTTTGCCTCGCTGTGGCAGGGCTACCGCAGCCAGCTGCGCGCTCTGCGCGTGGCGGAGAAGGAGCACGGCGACAGTCTGGATCTGGTACAGAAGCTGCTGCAGGCCGAGCAAAGCGCTGCCGAAGCCCGCGAGGCGGCTGAAACGCAGCGTCAGCACCTGCAGGATCAGTTTGTCGCCCTGAAGGCCGAGGTGGCCGCGGTGCAGGGGCAGTTGAAAGAGCGTGACCGACTGCAGGCCCTGGCCGGCAAGCAGTATGGTGAAGATGCCGGCGCCCTGGCGCAGAAACTGGCGGCCTTGCGTGCTGACAGTGAAGCGGTGCGGGATGCCCTGCGTGCCATGAAGCAGCAGCGCAGCGAGATGAGCCAGCATGTCGAGGCGCTGGAGATCGGCCGCGGCCGGGCGCCGGATGAGGTGCGGCAGTTCCGCGCGGCATTGGATGAAGCCAATATCCGCCATTGCATGCTGTCGGAGATTGTCGAGGTGCTGGATGCCGGCTGGCAGGGCGCGGTCGAGGCGCTGCTGCGTCCCTACCGCCATGTGGTGTTGCTGGAGCGGGCAGAAGACCGGCGTGCCGCCTGGCAGCTGGCAGAGCGTTTGCGCTACCGTCACTTCCTGGTCCATGAGCGCGAGCAGGCCCCGAAGGCAAGGCCGGGCAGTGTGCTGGAAGTGCTGCGTTTTTCGGCGGCGGCGCCGGACTGGCTGTATCGCCAGCTGGGGCAGGTGACCAGGGTGGAGAACGTCGCGGCGGCCGAACAGGTCGACGGCGACTGGATTACCCGCGAAGGTTATTTCCGCGAGCGGCGCGGCGCACGGCATATCGGTGTGGCGCCGCACGAGTACGCGTTTGGCGAGGGGGCGCGTCAGTCGCGTCTGCTGGCGCTGCGCGAGTCGCTGCGGCAGCTCAACCAGCAGGTGCTGGCTCACGAGGAGCGGCTGGTGGCGCTGAGTGCCGAAGCGGCGGCGCTGGCCGAGTATCTCGGCGGCATGGATGCCATTGCCGCCCTGGATGCCCGCAGCGAAGAGTTTGCGGCCCTGGCGCAGCAATTGCTCGGCCTGCAGGAGGCCGTGGCAAGGTTGGGCGGACAGCTGGCAGAGGCCCAGCAGGAAAAATCGGCCGCCGACCAGCGCTATAGCGATGCCCGTCTGGCGCATGACCGGGTGTGCCAGCGCGAGCAGGATGGCCTGGCGCAACTGGCCGCATTGCGCGGCCAGGTCGATGGCAGCCGTCGTCAGGTCCGCCGCCTGCTGCTGGAGTTGCGCGAGGGGGCGGCCCGCCTGCCGGATGGGGCGCTGGCGCCCGCACGGGTCGAGGCCCTGCTGGACGAGTACGACAGTGCCGCCGATGCCCGTCATCAGCTCAACTATCTGCAGGAGCGTCTGCAAAGTGGTGACTGGGAAACCGACGAGACGGTGTTGTCGCTCAAGGACAAGCTGCTTGACGACCTGGCACAGCTGGCACGTGAGCATCAGCGCCGTCAGCAGGAAGTGGATCGTGCCAGTGCGCTGACCGGTGACGCCCGCGCCGCCTATATCAACAAGCTGCGTGCCACGGTGCGGGCCTATGGCCAGAATGTCCGCCGTCTGGGCGAGTTGGCCGGCATCGGCGTCGAGGTGGAGCTGCCGCAACTGGAGAATGACGATGCCGTGCTGGCACAGGCTGGTCTGGCCTTGCGCTTCAATTTCGACCAGAAGGGCATGATGGGCATGAATGACGGCGAGGCCTCCGGTGGTCAGCAGGTGATGAAATCGCTGATCCTGCTGATCGCCCTGATGATGGATGAAGCCAATCCGTCCGGCTTCGTGTTCATCGATGAGCCCTTCGCCCATCTGGATATCTTCAATATCGACCGGGTGGCGGGTTTCCTCAAGGCGACCGAGGCGCAGTATCTGATCACCACGCCGAACACCCACAATATCAATATTTTTGCGCCGTCCGAGCTGACGCTGGCGACGCGCAAGAAGCGGCCGGGCGAAGTCTGGGCCCCGCCGATCCTGCAGACCCGCCGCCGGGTGGATGGTCGCAGTGAGCACGCCGAAGGAGAGCGCTGA
- the xth gene encoding exodeoxyribonuclease III: protein MKLATWNVNSLKVRLPHVLEWLAANPVDVLCLQELKLEQGAFPQAEIEAAGYRAAWFGQKTYNGVAILTRLPHEPLAVVCGIPDYPDVQSRVIAATVGEVRVICAYFVNGESVESDKYQYKLAWLAALQRYVASEMQAHAGRVVLLGDFNIAPADADVHDPAAWQDKVLCSEPERAAFASLIALGMTDAFRHFHPQEVAYSWWDYRAAMFRRNLGLRIDHILYGQALAQRARDAGIDKTPRGWERPSDHAPVWLTLDDAH, encoded by the coding sequence TTGAAGCTTGCCACCTGGAACGTCAATTCTCTGAAAGTCCGTTTGCCGCATGTCCTGGAATGGCTCGCTGCCAATCCGGTGGATGTGCTGTGTCTGCAGGAGCTCAAGCTCGAGCAGGGGGCTTTTCCGCAGGCCGAGATCGAAGCGGCCGGCTACCGTGCCGCCTGGTTCGGTCAGAAGACCTATAACGGCGTTGCCATCCTGACAAGGCTGCCGCATGAGCCGCTGGCGGTGGTGTGCGGCATACCGGATTATCCGGACGTACAAAGTCGGGTCATTGCCGCCACGGTGGGTGAGGTGCGCGTGATCTGCGCCTATTTCGTCAATGGCGAATCGGTCGAGTCGGACAAATACCAGTACAAGCTTGCCTGGCTGGCGGCGCTGCAGCGTTATGTCGCCAGTGAAATGCAGGCCCATGCCGGCCGGGTCGTCTTGCTGGGCGACTTCAACATTGCCCCGGCGGATGCCGATGTGCATGATCCTGCCGCCTGGCAGGACAAGGTGCTGTGCTCTGAACCGGAACGTGCTGCCTTCGCGTCGCTGATCGCGCTGGGCATGACCGATGCCTTCCGGCATTTCCACCCGCAGGAGGTAGCCTATAGCTGGTGGGATTACCGTGCCGCCATGTTCCGCCGCAATCTCGGACTGCGTATCGACCACATTCTCTACGGGCAGGCGCTGGCGCAGAGGGCCAGGGATGCCGGCATCGACAAGACCCCGCGCGGCTGGGAGCGTCCCTCGGACCATGCGCCGGTCTGGCTGACGCTCGACGACGCTCATTGA
- a CDS encoding ferredoxin--NADP reductase: MATLTSERVLSVHHWNDTLFSFTTTRDPGLRFINGQFVMIGLEVNGRPLIRAYSIVSANWEENLEFFSIKVQDGPLTSRLQHLKVGDEIIVSGKPTGTLVQDNLLPGKHLYLLSTGTGLAPFMSIIKDPEVYDRYEKIVLVHGVRWVSELAYEDYITRELPQNEFFGDVVRDKLIYYPTVTREPFRNQGRLTDLIVSGKLAADIGLPQLDPANDRVLICGSPNMLKDSCQILDDMGFVESPRMGEPGHYAIERAFVEK; this comes from the coding sequence ATGGCAACCTTGACCTCGGAACGCGTCCTCAGCGTTCACCACTGGAACGACACCCTGTTCAGCTTCACCACCACCCGCGACCCGGGCCTGCGCTTCATCAACGGTCAGTTCGTCATGATCGGTCTGGAGGTCAATGGCCGGCCGCTGATCCGTGCCTACAGCATTGTCAGCGCCAACTGGGAAGAAAACCTCGAGTTTTTCAGCATCAAGGTGCAGGATGGTCCGCTCACCTCGCGCCTGCAGCATCTGAAGGTCGGCGATGAGATCATCGTCAGCGGCAAACCGACCGGCACCCTGGTGCAGGACAACCTGTTGCCGGGCAAGCATTTGTACCTGCTGTCGACCGGTACCGGTCTGGCGCCGTTCATGAGCATCATCAAGGATCCGGAAGTCTACGACCGCTACGAGAAGATCGTGCTGGTGCACGGCGTGCGCTGGGTCAGTGAACTGGCCTACGAGGATTACATCACGCGCGAACTGCCGCAGAACGAATTCTTCGGCGACGTGGTCCGCGACAAGCTGATCTACTACCCGACCGTGACGCGCGAGCCGTTCCGCAACCAGGGTCGTCTGACCGATCTGATCGTCAGTGGCAAGCTGGCAGCCGATATCGGCCTGCCGCAACTGGATCCGGCCAATGACCGCGTTCTGATCTGCGGCAGCCCCAACATGCTGAAAGACAGCTGCCAGATCCTCGACGACATGGGTTTTGTCGAATCGCCGCGCATGGGCGAACCGGGTCACTACGCGATCGAGCGAGCCTTCGTCGAAAAATAA
- a CDS encoding M3 family metallopeptidase, producing MTANPLLDFTDLPRFGEIKPEHVTPAVEALLAEARETVARLTADAQSPTWENFVEPLDEVIERLSRCWGVVGHLNAVVNTPALREVYNANIPQLSAFWTELGQNLALYARFKALCDQPAYAAYNPARKRIIENNLRDFKLSGAELPDADKVRFAGVQSRLAELSARFEENVLDATDGFSLYLDDASQLAGLPEDVCAMLAAWAAQEGKTGYKLTLQFPCYLPVMQYAEDGALRHALYDAYVQRASEFGPAEQDNTPVMREKLQLNREEAQLLGFANYAELSLYTKMAESPAQVIAFLRDLASRARPFALRDRAELEAFAREELGMDHLEAWDLAYVSEKLRVARYAFSDQEVKQYFPEPKVLSGLFRVVNTLFGIEVRQASAEVWHPEVRYYEILRQGRVIGSFYFDLYAREGKRPGAWMDDARARCVKAGVVQTPVAFLTCNFSSPIGDKPALFTHDEVITLFHEFGHGLHHMLTEVDELSVSGIKGVEWDAVELPSQFMENFCWEWEVLGGMSAHVDTGEPLPRALFDKMLAARNFQSGMQTVRQLEFSLFDMLLYSDFDADQGDWLALLDQVRQEVAVNFPPAYNRFPNSFSHIFAGGYAAGYYSYKWAEVLSADAYSAFEEAGGANAVTGAHFWREILSVGGSRPAMESFRAFRGRDPQIDALLRHSGMVEDLLRTGN from the coding sequence ATGACAGCCAATCCGCTTCTTGATTTCACCGATCTGCCACGCTTCGGCGAGATCAAGCCCGAACACGTGACGCCCGCCGTGGAAGCCCTGCTGGCCGAGGCGCGCGAAACGGTGGCACGTCTGACCGCTGATGCCCAGTCCCCGACCTGGGAGAACTTTGTCGAGCCGCTTGATGAAGTCATCGAACGCCTGTCGCGCTGCTGGGGGGTGGTCGGCCATCTGAATGCCGTGGTGAATACCCCGGCACTGCGCGAAGTGTATAACGCCAATATTCCGCAGTTGTCGGCGTTCTGGACCGAGCTGGGGCAGAACCTGGCCCTGTATGCCCGCTTCAAGGCACTGTGCGACCAGCCTGCCTATGCCGCCTACAACCCGGCGCGCAAGCGCATCATCGAAAACAATCTGCGTGACTTCAAGCTGTCCGGTGCCGAGCTGCCGGATGCCGACAAGGTCCGCTTTGCCGGGGTGCAAAGCCGCCTGGCCGAGCTGTCGGCCCGCTTTGAAGAGAACGTGCTGGATGCCACCGACGGATTCAGTCTCTATCTGGACGATGCCAGCCAGCTGGCCGGCCTGCCCGAGGATGTTTGCGCCATGCTGGCGGCCTGGGCTGCCCAGGAGGGCAAGACCGGTTACAAACTGACCTTGCAGTTCCCCTGCTATCTGCCGGTGATGCAGTATGCCGAGGACGGCGCCTTGCGCCATGCACTCTACGATGCCTATGTGCAGCGCGCCTCCGAGTTCGGTCCGGCCGAACAGGACAATACCCCGGTGATGCGCGAGAAACTGCAGCTCAATCGCGAAGAGGCGCAGCTGCTGGGCTTTGCCAATTACGCCGAACTGTCGCTTTACACCAAGATGGCGGAGAGCCCGGCTCAGGTGATTGCCTTCCTGCGTGACCTGGCGTCGCGTGCCCGGCCGTTCGCCCTGCGCGATCGTGCCGAGCTGGAAGCCTTTGCCCGCGAGGAACTGGGCATGGATCACCTGGAAGCCTGGGACCTGGCCTATGTCTCCGAGAAGTTGCGCGTGGCGCGTTACGCCTTCTCCGACCAGGAGGTGAAGCAGTACTTCCCCGAGCCCAAGGTGCTGTCCGGTCTGTTCCGGGTGGTGAATACCCTGTTTGGCATTGAGGTGCGTCAGGCCTCGGCCGAGGTGTGGCATCCGGAGGTGCGCTATTACGAGATCCTGCGTCAGGGCCGGGTGATCGGCAGCTTCTACTTTGATCTGTATGCCCGCGAAGGCAAGCGGCCGGGTGCCTGGATGGACGATGCCCGGGCGCGCTGCGTCAAGGCGGGGGTCGTGCAGACCCCGGTCGCCTTCCTGACCTGCAACTTCAGCAGCCCGATCGGCGACAAGCCTGCCCTGTTTACCCACGATGAGGTGATCACGCTGTTCCACGAGTTTGGTCATGGCCTGCACCATATGCTGACCGAGGTCGATGAGTTATCGGTCTCGGGCATCAAGGGCGTGGAGTGGGATGCGGTCGAGCTGCCCTCGCAGTTCATGGAGAACTTCTGCTGGGAGTGGGAGGTGCTGGGCGGGATGAGTGCCCATGTTGACACGGGCGAGCCGCTGCCGCGGGCCCTGTTTGACAAAATGCTGGCCGCACGCAACTTCCAGTCCGGCATGCAGACGGTGCGACAACTCGAGTTCTCGCTGTTCGACATGCTGCTCTATAGCGATTTTGATGCCGACCAGGGGGACTGGCTGGCCCTGCTGGATCAGGTCCGCCAGGAGGTGGCGGTTAACTTTCCGCCGGCCTACAACCGCTTCCCCAACAGCTTCAGCCATATCTTTGCCGGGGGTTACGCTGCAGGCTACTACAGCTATAAGTGGGCCGAAGTGCTGTCGGCGGATGCCTACAGTGCCTTTGAGGAGGCCGGGGGTGCCAATGCGGTCACCGGGGCGCATTTCTGGCGTGAAATCCTGTCGGTAGGCGGCTCCCGCCCGGCGATGGAGTCGTTCCGGGCGTTCCGCGGCCGTGATCCGCAGATCGATGCCCTGCTGCGTCATTCCGGCATGGTGGAAGATTTGCTCAGAACCGGGAACTAA
- a CDS encoding RDD family protein: protein MTQEVEYVGFVPRACAWSVDKLLVLALTSLMAWAWPVAGLSWHGLLACGSELACWRHQLPLLVMAVARWLLPAVLTVFFLTRIRATPGKYLLRAEVVDARTGATLTQRQAWLRTLACLLSYLTLGLGHAWVIIDRRKQSLHDKLAGTVVIRRRQ, encoded by the coding sequence ATGACACAAGAAGTTGAATACGTCGGTTTTGTGCCGCGAGCCTGCGCCTGGTCTGTCGACAAGCTGCTGGTGCTGGCGCTGACCAGTCTGATGGCCTGGGCCTGGCCGGTCGCCGGGCTGAGCTGGCACGGGCTGCTGGCCTGTGGCAGCGAGCTGGCCTGCTGGCGTCATCAGTTACCCTTGCTGGTCATGGCGGTCGCTCGCTGGTTGTTGCCCGCCGTTCTGACGGTGTTTTTTCTGACCCGCATCCGGGCCACGCCAGGCAAATACCTGCTGCGCGCCGAAGTCGTGGACGCCCGCACCGGCGCCACCCTGACCCAGCGCCAGGCCTGGCTGCGGACCCTGGCCTGCCTCCTGTCCTATCTGACGCTCGGTCTGGGCCACGCCTGGGTGATCATTGACCGGCGCAAACAATCCCTGCATGACAAACTTGCCGGCACGGTGGTCATTCGCCGCCGCCAATGA
- the rquA gene encoding rhodoquinone biosynthesis methyltransferase RquA: protein MTKNPPELHDDFYYRDVPQYMTEVYDWAYVNPRHAAWLDRNLVVRVLLFGNDRRLMQAYLDRVRPGMKVWQVAHVYGDLVQRVARKVGPQGGFDLTDVTPVQIAHASRKLSQMPQARVVQADAADFRGEPDYDLIVSFFLLHEVPDNKKREIVDNMLDQLPRGARALFVDYHRPAAWQPIGWLLRWVNRCLEPFAMALWQHEIQEYAREAGRFDWRKRTVFGGVYQIVEVTHKA from the coding sequence ATGACGAAAAATCCCCCCGAGCTGCACGACGACTTCTATTACCGTGATGTGCCGCAGTACATGACGGAAGTCTATGACTGGGCTTACGTCAATCCGCGCCATGCCGCCTGGCTGGACCGTAATCTGGTGGTGCGGGTCCTGTTGTTTGGCAATGACCGGCGCCTGATGCAGGCCTATCTGGACCGGGTCCGTCCGGGCATGAAGGTCTGGCAGGTGGCCCATGTCTATGGCGATCTGGTGCAGCGTGTAGCGCGCAAGGTGGGGCCGCAGGGGGGCTTTGATCTGACCGACGTGACGCCGGTGCAGATTGCCCATGCCTCGCGCAAGCTGAGTCAAATGCCGCAAGCCAGGGTGGTGCAGGCGGACGCCGCCGATTTTCGCGGCGAGCCCGACTATGACCTGATCGTCAGTTTTTTCCTGCTGCACGAAGTGCCGGACAACAAGAAGCGCGAGATTGTGGACAATATGCTCGATCAGTTGCCGCGCGGCGCCCGGGCCCTGTTTGTCGATTATCACCGGCCGGCCGCCTGGCAGCCGATCGGCTGGCTGCTGCGTTGGGTTAATCGTTGTCTCGAGCCTTTTGCCATGGCCCTCTGGCAGCATGAGATTCAGGAATATGCCCGCGAAGCGGGACGCTTTGACTGGCGCAAGCGGACGGTTTTTGGCGGGGTGTATCAGATTGTGGAAGTGACGCACAAGGCGTGA